TCGAACCCGTAAGGGTGAAAAAAAAGACCCTTGACGATGGCAAAACAGTGCGCATCTGCACGAAATGCAGTGAAATTATAGATGCCTAGGGTCGGATACGTCCAAGGCTCTCAAAGAGGGAAACCATGTCACAGCTGAAAGCATACTACCAGGAAACGGTGGTGCCCAAACTAAAAGAAACGTTCAACTATTCGAACCCCATGCAGGTGCCGAAAATCGAAAAGGTCGTGGTCAACATGGGGCTGGGCGAAGCGATCCACAATATTAAGATCATCGAGTCCGCCGTGGAGGAACTCAGGCAGATATCCGGGCAGCAGCCGGTGGTCACCCGGGCCAAGAAATCCATCGCGGCCTTCAAACTTAGGGAAGGCATGCCCATCGGTTGCATGGTGACTCTGCGCAAGAACAGAATGTACGATTTTCTCAATAAGT
This window of the uncultured Desulfosarcina sp. genome carries:
- the rplE gene encoding 50S ribosomal protein L5, which gives rise to MSQLKAYYQETVVPKLKETFNYSNPMQVPKIEKVVVNMGLGEAIHNIKIIESAVEELRQISGQQPVVTRAKKSIAAFKLREGMPIGCMVTLRKNRMYDFLNKLINIALPRVRDFRGISGKAFDGAGNYSLGIKEQLIFPEIDYDKIDKIKGLNISIVTTAKTNQEGKELLKLMGMPFKN